One Alteromonas sp. KC3 DNA segment encodes these proteins:
- a CDS encoding hybrid sensor histidine kinase/response regulator, whose product MTTKHYFRVLLLLACLACITVSSLARAQHIQQLFDEQSTLDLSDSLYFLFETDYQLTISDVSRRRNDFLMHPHDNPNFGFRNNGMWLLTRVANVSNEKDWVFTINFSQLDSVDFYVVQDGKVIKQSHQGKAQKEQRFRVPTLRVQLNNSEPIELYIRIESRSSSLIAPLRVQAEPLHSSYFQMDSLLWGLFYGGLLILAVYNLALFFGVKEKSLIAYVGYILAVILWQFVWGGHTHLIFSSGIPLWLVGHSELIFVIIGISSGLFTVTFLETEEHAPTAHPIIKILLVCQVLTGVACFIDLLPPIWKNNLVYGVGLIAILSYISAGFEAFFNKFKPARYFIFAWTMLATGAIIGMLSLVGVLPSNDFTTYCFQVGVFLESGLFSFALMEKSRSQLENEVEQATNDLRNNMELIEEQNARLDIARKDAIKASNVKSQFLANMSHEIRTPLNAILGFSKELNNAALPPDQQEQVRIVNTAADNLLTIVNDVLDFSKIEAGKLKINNQPFAPNKLLEEMVTIMAKSSHSKRIEFVFDLGPLPEKLIGDVFRIKQVLNNLLSNALKFTSHGIIRFAVHGRSLPHGIHELNITVEDTGIGISRQDRKKLFSAFSQIDDALNRSYQGTGLGLVISKELVRLMNGELTLKSTVGQGSTFCVSLRMNQLSQKFSLSSDEDWQNKRVVLFDPVPATRRASANMLSALGANIISVESLDFLATLNDQYDFLMATVPVSKLAYRDSYLSRFVHFPAKKRVLWYSGPEPFVQYPSLPQHFYSQVRMPMTLTKLDNLVHQQSTPVKNAMQERIEILPRAKVLAVDDMEMNLKLLHTWLDNSPVALTTTISGQDAVNQCQTQEFDLILMDVQMPGMDGLQATREIRKSPLNMGTPIVAVTAHAFKEEQERLLASGMDDYLPKPIEVELLIDLIKSWCHDVEPSNIVFPSIDWQLALKRANQNQNTARELLENFISLLPSAIEIIESMWSARDFTGLKAEVHKLHGACCYTGLPRLQELVSELESALKRELVEEVQSLIPELIKESEKVLSENNGTH is encoded by the coding sequence ATGACGACTAAGCACTATTTTCGCGTTTTACTACTATTAGCATGCCTTGCGTGTATCACGGTGTCGTCGTTGGCTCGGGCACAACACATTCAGCAGCTTTTTGACGAACAGAGCACTCTCGATTTATCTGACTCCTTGTATTTTTTGTTTGAAACAGACTATCAACTCACCATTAGCGACGTGTCACGCCGTCGTAATGACTTTTTGATGCACCCCCACGACAATCCAAATTTTGGCTTTCGCAATAATGGTATGTGGCTACTTACCCGTGTTGCCAATGTATCGAATGAAAAAGACTGGGTGTTCACAATTAACTTTAGTCAACTTGATAGCGTTGACTTTTACGTCGTACAAGACGGCAAAGTCATAAAGCAAAGTCATCAAGGCAAAGCCCAGAAAGAGCAGCGTTTTCGTGTCCCCACGCTGCGCGTTCAGCTTAATAATAGTGAACCTATTGAACTCTACATCCGCATAGAAAGTCGCTCCTCAAGTTTGATTGCGCCTTTAAGAGTGCAAGCAGAACCATTGCATAGCAGCTACTTTCAGATGGACAGTCTCTTGTGGGGTTTGTTCTACGGCGGCTTGTTAATTCTTGCAGTATACAACTTAGCACTGTTTTTCGGCGTGAAAGAAAAGAGTCTGATTGCCTACGTCGGCTATATCCTTGCGGTTATTTTATGGCAGTTTGTGTGGGGAGGGCATACTCACTTAATATTTAGTTCAGGGATCCCATTATGGCTTGTCGGTCATAGTGAACTCATTTTCGTTATTATTGGCATTAGTTCAGGCCTCTTCACCGTCACGTTTTTAGAAACTGAAGAGCATGCACCTACTGCGCATCCAATTATAAAGATATTGCTTGTGTGCCAAGTACTCACAGGGGTGGCATGCTTTATTGATTTACTTCCCCCCATATGGAAAAACAACCTGGTTTATGGCGTGGGGCTTATCGCCATTTTAAGCTATATTTCTGCGGGTTTTGAGGCGTTTTTCAATAAGTTTAAACCCGCGCGCTACTTTATTTTTGCTTGGACGATGCTCGCCACTGGCGCCATTATTGGCATGTTGAGTTTAGTGGGCGTGTTGCCGTCAAACGACTTCACAACGTACTGCTTCCAAGTGGGCGTTTTCTTAGAGTCAGGCTTGTTCTCATTCGCGCTAATGGAGAAAAGCCGCAGTCAGTTAGAGAACGAGGTGGAGCAAGCGACCAACGACTTACGCAACAATATGGAACTCATTGAAGAGCAAAACGCACGTCTAGATATTGCCCGTAAGGATGCAATTAAAGCAAGCAATGTGAAATCACAGTTTCTTGCCAACATGAGTCATGAAATCAGAACGCCTCTTAACGCCATTTTGGGTTTTAGTAAGGAGTTGAATAATGCCGCTTTACCGCCTGATCAACAAGAGCAGGTACGCATTGTCAATACTGCGGCAGATAACCTATTAACCATTGTTAACGACGTGCTCGATTTTTCAAAAATTGAAGCGGGTAAGCTTAAAATCAACAATCAACCGTTTGCCCCTAACAAGTTACTCGAAGAGATGGTCACCATTATGGCGAAGTCATCTCACAGTAAACGTATTGAGTTTGTTTTCGACTTAGGGCCTTTACCAGAAAAGCTTATTGGCGATGTTTTTCGTATTAAGCAGGTTCTCAATAACCTGTTGAGCAATGCGCTTAAATTCACTTCTCACGGCATCATTCGCTTTGCGGTACATGGTCGCTCTCTTCCACACGGTATTCACGAACTTAACATTACCGTTGAAGATACAGGTATTGGAATTAGCCGTCAGGATCGTAAAAAGCTATTTAGTGCCTTTTCGCAAATTGATGATGCGCTTAACAGAAGCTATCAAGGTACTGGGCTCGGCTTGGTCATTAGTAAAGAGTTAGTGCGGTTGATGAACGGCGAACTCACGCTTAAAAGTACAGTTGGCCAGGGTTCAACTTTTTGCGTTTCGCTGCGCATGAACCAACTCAGTCAAAAGTTTTCGCTATCTTCAGATGAAGACTGGCAGAACAAGCGCGTGGTGCTATTCGATCCAGTCCCAGCCACTCGCCGCGCTAGCGCCAATATGCTTAGCGCGCTAGGCGCAAATATCATTTCTGTTGAGTCGTTAGATTTCCTTGCAACGCTCAATGACCAATATGACTTTTTGATGGCGACGGTGCCAGTGTCTAAACTGGCTTATCGCGATAGTTATCTTAGCCGCTTCGTTCATTTTCCTGCTAAAAAACGGGTGTTGTGGTACTCAGGTCCAGAACCTTTTGTACAGTATCCTAGCCTACCTCAACATTTTTACTCTCAGGTCAGAATGCCGATGACGTTAACCAAATTGGACAACTTAGTTCATCAGCAAAGCACACCCGTCAAAAATGCGATGCAAGAACGTATCGAGATTCTGCCGCGGGCAAAAGTGTTGGCCGTTGATGATATGGAAATGAACTTAAAACTATTGCATACATGGTTAGACAATTCGCCGGTCGCGCTTACTACGACGATTAGTGGTCAAGATGCCGTTAATCAGTGTCAAACTCAAGAATTCGACTTAATTCTAATGGATGTGCAAATGCCAGGGATGGACGGATTACAAGCCACGCGAGAAATAAGAAAGTCACCTTTGAATATGGGAACGCCTATTGTTGCGGTAACTGCACATGCCTTTAAGGAAGAGCAAGAGCGTCTGCTTGCTTCGGGTATGGATGATTATTTGCCAAAACCAATTGAAGTTGAGCTACTGATCGATTTGATAAAAAGTTGGTGTCATGACGTTGAGCCTAGCAATATTGTCTTCCCCTCTATCGATTGGCAACTTGCACTAAAGCGTGCCAATCAAAACCAAAATACCGCAAGAGAACTGCTAGAAAACTTCATTTCATTGCTGCCAAGTGCCATTGAAATCATAGAGTCGATGTGGAGCGCGCGTGACTTCACGGGTCTTAAAGCCGAAGTGCACAAACTGCACGGAGCTTGTTGTTACACTGGATTGCCACGGTTACAGGAGTTGGTTAGTGAACTAGAAAGCGCACTTAAACGTGAATTGGTTGAGGAGGTTCAATCACTTATTCCTGAATTGATAAAAGAATCGGAAAAGGTACTGTCTGAAAATAATGGCACTCACTAG
- a CDS encoding heme NO-binding domain-containing protein codes for MLGIVFTSLIDMLEEKVSPEFADDVIVEAELENDGAYTAVGYYPFEEMQRLLSVLVKKTGKSANELLYDFGYYLFGKLGAVHGEVLANANGMLDMLEHLDGDIHVQVKKLYPDADLPRFTVLSRTDNAMRLQYYSERELFSLAEGLMDAAADFYGCKLARETYQIDKPHTYEFSISLLQ; via the coding sequence ATGCTAGGCATAGTTTTTACATCGTTAATTGATATGCTGGAAGAAAAGGTGTCACCAGAGTTTGCTGACGATGTCATTGTTGAAGCAGAGCTAGAGAATGACGGAGCGTACACAGCGGTTGGTTACTACCCTTTTGAAGAAATGCAGCGCTTGCTCAGCGTTTTAGTGAAAAAAACAGGTAAATCGGCCAATGAACTTTTATATGATTTTGGCTATTACCTTTTTGGAAAGCTTGGTGCTGTGCACGGCGAAGTGCTCGCAAATGCCAATGGAATGTTAGATATGCTTGAGCATCTGGATGGCGATATCCATGTGCAGGTGAAGAAGTTATATCCCGATGCGGATCTTCCCCGATTTACGGTGCTTTCACGCACCGATAATGCAATGCGTCTTCAATACTACTCAGAGCGAGAACTTTTTTCTTTAGCCGAAGGGCTTATGGATGCCGCTGCCGACTTCTATGGGTGTAAATTAGCGCGGGAAACCTATCAGATAGATAAGCCTCATACTTACGAATTTAGCATTTCACTATTGCAGTAA
- the parC gene encoding DNA topoisomerase IV subunit A: protein MSDEIIISRDGVEQLPLRRFTEDAYLNYSMYVIMDRALPHIADGLKPVQRRIIYAMSDLGLSANAKYKKSARTVGDVLGKFHPHGDSACYEAMVLMAQPFSYRYPLVDGQGNWGAPDDPKSFAAMRYTEAKLSRFAEVLLNELGQGTVDWVPNFDGTLEEPSVLPARLPHILLNGVTGIAVGMATDIPPHNVRELANACAMLLDDSKAELKDVLEHVNGPDYPTEAEIITPKADIQKLYETGRGSIKMRAVYMEENGDVIITALPHQASGAKILEQIAAQMQAKKLPMVSDLRDESDHENPTRLVITPRSNRVDVTQLMQHLFATTDLEKNYRVNLNMIGLDGRPQVKDLRTILWEWLQYRKDTVTRRLQYRLDKVLARLHILEGLLIAFLNIDEVIEIIRTYDKPKPELMSRFGLSDKQAEAILELKLRHLAKLEEMKIKGEQDELAAERDKLQQLLGSDRRLKTLIKKEILADAEKYGDDRRSPIIERGEAKALSEKELVPAESVTVVLSEKGWARCAKGHDIDAEGLSYKAGDAYLSSAEGKSNQPAVFMDTSGRTFACDAHGLPSARSQGEPLTGRFSIVGGESFEHVIMAQDESKFLVGSDAGYGFVGTFKDMVSKNKAGKAYLSLPTAAKVMKPTAVSNPESDWCLSISNEGRMLLFPLKDLPSLGKGKGNKLINIPSAKAKSREEFVKVLTVVPDGASIKVSAGKRNMTLTADDLTHYQGERGRRGNKLPRGLQRVDSVEVVFEESASSTED, encoded by the coding sequence ATGAGTGACGAGATCATCATTAGCCGCGACGGGGTAGAACAACTTCCTCTGCGACGTTTCACCGAAGACGCTTATCTTAACTATTCCATGTACGTCATCATGGATAGGGCGCTTCCCCATATTGCAGACGGCTTAAAGCCTGTGCAGCGTCGAATTATATATGCGATGTCAGATCTTGGCCTAAGCGCGAACGCAAAGTACAAAAAGTCGGCGCGTACGGTGGGTGACGTGCTAGGTAAATTTCATCCTCATGGTGATTCAGCTTGTTATGAAGCAATGGTGCTCATGGCTCAGCCATTTTCGTACCGTTATCCCTTAGTTGACGGTCAAGGCAACTGGGGAGCACCTGACGATCCAAAATCATTTGCTGCGATGCGTTATACCGAGGCAAAGTTGTCACGCTTCGCGGAAGTACTGCTCAATGAGTTAGGTCAAGGCACAGTAGATTGGGTCCCTAACTTTGACGGTACCTTAGAAGAGCCAAGTGTATTGCCAGCGCGTTTACCTCATATACTTCTTAACGGCGTGACGGGTATTGCCGTGGGCATGGCAACGGATATTCCCCCGCACAACGTGAGAGAACTTGCCAATGCGTGTGCCATGCTACTTGATGACAGCAAGGCCGAGTTAAAAGATGTGCTTGAGCACGTAAACGGGCCAGATTATCCAACCGAAGCTGAAATCATTACACCGAAAGCGGATATACAAAAACTGTATGAAACAGGACGTGGCTCAATAAAAATGCGCGCTGTATATATGGAAGAAAATGGTGATGTCATTATTACCGCACTTCCGCACCAAGCGTCAGGAGCCAAAATTCTTGAGCAAATAGCCGCACAAATGCAGGCGAAGAAGCTACCGATGGTAAGCGATCTTCGCGATGAATCGGATCATGAAAACCCAACACGTTTGGTCATCACGCCTCGCTCTAACCGCGTTGATGTAACACAATTAATGCAACATTTATTCGCTACCACCGATTTGGAGAAGAACTATCGTGTGAATTTGAACATGATAGGACTTGATGGGCGTCCACAAGTGAAAGACTTGCGCACTATCCTGTGGGAGTGGTTGCAATATCGCAAAGACACGGTGACGCGTCGATTGCAGTATCGCTTAGATAAAGTGCTTGCTCGACTGCACATTCTAGAAGGTTTGTTAATTGCGTTTTTAAATATCGATGAAGTTATCGAAATTATCCGCACTTACGATAAGCCAAAGCCAGAATTAATGTCGCGTTTTGGCTTAAGTGATAAACAAGCAGAAGCCATTTTAGAATTGAAACTTCGTCATCTTGCGAAGCTCGAAGAAATGAAAATTAAGGGTGAGCAAGATGAATTGGCAGCAGAGCGTGACAAGCTTCAGCAATTACTAGGGTCAGATCGTCGCTTGAAGACGCTGATTAAAAAAGAAATTCTCGCTGACGCTGAAAAATACGGTGACGACCGTCGCTCACCAATTATAGAGCGTGGCGAAGCAAAAGCCCTATCTGAAAAAGAGCTAGTACCTGCTGAATCAGTCACAGTTGTACTGTCTGAAAAGGGATGGGCGCGTTGTGCGAAAGGGCATGACATTGATGCAGAAGGTTTAAGCTATAAGGCTGGCGATGCTTACTTATCGAGTGCTGAAGGTAAAAGTAACCAACCTGCGGTCTTTATGGACACATCAGGGCGTACCTTTGCTTGCGATGCGCATGGGCTTCCATCGGCCAGAAGCCAAGGAGAGCCGCTAACAGGGCGCTTCAGTATTGTCGGCGGAGAATCCTTCGAACATGTCATTATGGCGCAGGATGAAAGTAAGTTTTTAGTCGGCTCTGATGCAGGCTACGGCTTTGTGGGTACGTTCAAAGATATGGTAAGCAAAAATAAGGCGGGTAAAGCGTATTTGTCATTGCCCACTGCGGCCAAAGTGATGAAGCCTACTGCTGTGTCTAACCCTGAATCTGACTGGTGTTTGAGTATTTCAAACGAAGGTCGTATGTTATTGTTCCCGCTGAAAGACTTACCAAGCCTTGGGAAGGGGAAAGGGAATAAGCTCATCAATATTCCTTCAGCCAAGGCGAAGTCTCGCGAAGAATTTGTCAAAGTACTGACCGTGGTGCCTGATGGTGCGTCTATCAAAGTATCAGCAGGCAAGCGCAACATGACGCTTACTGCGGACGATTTAACCCATTATCAAGGCGAACGTGGACGTCGCGGAAACAAACTTCCACGCGGCTTACAGCGTGTAGACAGCGTTGAAGTGGTCTTCGAGGAAAGTGCTTCTTCAACAGAAGACTGA
- a CDS encoding efflux RND transporter permease subunit gives MNPFSHEGDKAYPWYTLFYRRGHLLVLSLVILITAGLSALGSLPRIEDPRIDTRNALIITQYPGASAERVEALVSDVLEDRLREIFEIKEVKSTSRAGISVILIETQDWVDNSSNEELFSEIRDAIGAASSSFPEGAMAPVFDEKRGATAFTLLLSLRATYPDTTPITLTARLAQELTDRLRNVNGTELVRVYGEPSEEISVNIDPVKLAATGLNLQQVSVLISRADPKLPAGMLNSEQSNLRFTVGEGLDGVNMIASIPLVNNQGRYLRVEDIATVTRSYTTPRNEVAFLNGDESIFVAARMQPSLRSDVWTKNALDVVDKFNADFSGTLQATVAFEQNEYTATRLSDLSMNLLMGCAVVMLVILLFMGFRAAWIVGLALPLCAAFALFSLSFYNEQIHQMSIFGMIIAIGLLIDNAIVITDEIRINLQDPNLTRVGAMAKSVSHLFAPLLASTLTTILGFMPIFLLDGNIGDFVGPIAISVVMALIGSLFISLTIIAALAARFLPKNDGASPQSAASTSWWKVGIQTPSLSFAFSKQLGRWIKQPLLVLPLVSVLCLSGFALSSTLANVFFPSADRDQFEVYLWTKEGSSIENTTHYVKRIDEVIRAENGVEQVSWLVGGAAPSVYYNQMMTRDNMPYFANAVVTTDTVESAAHLVGKLQRDLDTTHPEVQIVVRAFGQGPPIAAPVEVEIFGPDLNILNDLGDKVRMLMSEVDGISQSIASISMGEPELKVNTDSDNLSYLGLTLSELASQMQVNFSGITGGSVLESTEEIPVRVRIDKAFRQNVAGVDAMPIPVAGDNAISWSPLAAVTTLSLQPATSSITRLDGERLNRIQAFLLPGVPAIDASNQLRDLLETRLVLPEGYRIHLAGDADEQQQALGKLATYAPVLLVLMVTTLILTFTSLRMAGVIGLVAILSVGLGMFSLWLSGLPVGFNPLLGCAGLIGVAINGSIVVIAAINANPQAKRGDTKAIVEETMSCSRHILSTTFTTVGGLIPLLLFSDGSFWPPLAVVLAGGVGFSVILSLVFTPTIVAAFQRYRHRNVVVA, from the coding sequence ATGAATCCTTTTAGCCACGAAGGCGATAAAGCCTACCCTTGGTACACACTGTTTTACCGACGAGGGCATTTATTGGTACTGAGCTTAGTTATTTTAATAACGGCTGGTTTGTCGGCATTAGGCTCATTGCCTCGTATTGAAGACCCCCGAATTGATACGCGAAATGCACTTATTATTACCCAATACCCAGGGGCTTCTGCCGAGCGTGTCGAGGCGCTTGTGAGTGACGTATTAGAAGACAGGTTGCGTGAAATCTTTGAGATAAAAGAAGTTAAATCCACATCTCGCGCTGGTATTTCCGTTATTCTCATTGAAACGCAAGATTGGGTTGATAATAGCAGTAATGAAGAACTCTTCAGTGAAATTCGCGACGCGATTGGCGCAGCTTCTTCCTCGTTTCCAGAAGGCGCAATGGCGCCGGTTTTTGATGAAAAGCGGGGAGCCACCGCATTCACTTTACTATTGTCACTGCGCGCTACCTATCCTGACACCACACCTATCACCTTGACGGCGAGATTGGCACAAGAGCTTACTGACAGGTTGCGCAATGTTAATGGCACCGAGTTAGTGCGGGTATATGGCGAGCCTTCTGAAGAAATTAGCGTGAATATTGACCCGGTTAAGTTGGCCGCGACGGGCTTAAACCTACAGCAAGTGAGCGTCTTGATAAGCCGGGCCGATCCCAAACTTCCCGCCGGTATGCTTAACAGTGAACAAAGTAACTTGCGTTTTACCGTTGGAGAGGGGCTAGACGGCGTTAATATGATCGCGTCTATACCACTGGTAAATAATCAGGGACGTTACTTACGCGTAGAAGATATTGCTACTGTAACGCGAAGCTACACCACGCCTCGCAATGAAGTTGCATTTCTAAACGGCGACGAATCAATTTTCGTTGCAGCTCGTATGCAGCCTTCATTGCGCTCTGACGTATGGACTAAGAATGCATTGGACGTCGTAGATAAATTCAATGCAGACTTTAGCGGTACGCTGCAGGCTACTGTTGCCTTTGAGCAGAATGAATATACTGCTACACGATTATCCGATTTATCGATGAATTTATTAATGGGTTGCGCTGTGGTCATGCTCGTCATCCTATTGTTTATGGGGTTCAGAGCCGCATGGATTGTTGGATTAGCGCTACCATTATGTGCTGCTTTCGCGTTGTTTAGCCTTAGTTTTTATAACGAGCAAATCCACCAAATGTCGATTTTCGGCATGATCATCGCAATCGGTTTACTTATCGATAACGCGATTGTGATTACTGATGAGATACGAATAAACCTGCAGGATCCTAACCTTACTCGTGTTGGTGCAATGGCGAAAAGTGTGTCACACCTATTCGCTCCACTGCTTGCCTCAACGTTAACTACAATTTTAGGCTTTATGCCCATCTTTTTGCTCGATGGCAATATTGGTGACTTTGTAGGGCCTATTGCAATTAGTGTCGTCATGGCATTAATCGGCTCTTTGTTTATCTCACTGACGATTATTGCTGCATTAGCTGCGCGATTTTTACCCAAAAATGACGGTGCATCACCCCAATCAGCAGCATCAACGTCTTGGTGGAAAGTGGGTATTCAAACCCCTTCATTGAGTTTCGCATTCAGTAAGCAATTAGGACGATGGATTAAACAACCTTTATTAGTTTTACCGCTAGTGAGTGTGCTTTGTTTATCGGGCTTTGCGTTGTCTTCAACCCTTGCAAATGTGTTCTTCCCAAGCGCTGATCGCGATCAATTTGAAGTCTACTTGTGGACTAAAGAAGGGAGCAGTATCGAGAACACCACCCACTATGTTAAACGTATTGATGAAGTGATACGCGCCGAAAATGGCGTTGAACAAGTAAGTTGGCTGGTGGGGGGGGCTGCTCCTTCGGTCTATTACAATCAAATGATGACCCGTGACAACATGCCTTATTTCGCCAATGCTGTTGTTACGACTGACACGGTTGAGAGTGCGGCACACTTAGTAGGCAAGTTGCAGCGAGACTTGGATACCACTCATCCTGAAGTGCAGATTGTGGTGCGCGCTTTTGGGCAAGGTCCACCCATTGCAGCCCCTGTTGAGGTAGAGATTTTTGGACCAGATCTCAATATTCTAAATGACCTTGGTGATAAGGTAAGAATGTTGATGTCTGAAGTCGACGGAATTTCACAATCAATTGCCAGTATATCTATGGGCGAGCCCGAACTTAAAGTTAACACCGATAGTGACAATTTATCCTATCTTGGCCTGACGCTTTCTGAGTTAGCGAGTCAAATGCAAGTTAACTTCTCAGGCATTACTGGCGGGTCAGTACTGGAAAGTACCGAAGAGATCCCTGTTCGAGTGCGTATCGACAAAGCCTTTAGACAAAATGTGGCAGGTGTGGATGCGATGCCAATTCCAGTGGCAGGTGACAATGCTATTTCATGGTCACCGCTAGCAGCGGTAACCACGCTATCATTGCAACCTGCTACAAGCAGTATCACGCGATTAGATGGTGAAAGATTAAACCGTATTCAGGCATTCTTACTGCCAGGTGTACCTGCTATCGACGCTAGCAACCAACTGCGCGATCTGCTAGAGACTCGGTTAGTTTTACCAGAAGGCTACCGTATTCACTTAGCCGGAGACGCGGATGAGCAGCAACAAGCATTAGGCAAACTTGCGACATATGCACCCGTGCTTCTCGTACTTATGGTGACAACACTTATTCTTACTTTTACCAGCTTACGTATGGCGGGTGTTATTGGGCTCGTTGCTATTTTATCGGTAGGACTAGGAATGTTTAGCTTGTGGCTTTCAGGTTTACCTGTTGGCTTTAATCCGTTGCTAGGGTGTGCAGGTCTTATTGGCGTGGCCATTAACGGTTCAATCGTCGTTATCGCAGCAATAAATGCGAATCCTCAAGCGAAGCGTGGCGACACTAAAGCCATTGTCGAAGAAACCATGAGTTGCAGCCGCCATATACTCTCAACTACCTTCACAACAGTAGGTGGTCTTATACCTTTGCTTCTATTTAGTGACGGAAGCTTCTGGCCACCACTCGCGGTTGTGCTGGCCGGTGGTGTAGGTTTCTCGGTTATTCTTTCTTTGGTATTTACACCAACGATTGTTGCGGCTTTTCAGCGTTACCGTCACCGCAACGTGGTGGTAGCTTAG
- a CDS encoding DUF2982 domain-containing protein produces the protein MSGNSEASIYIKAASKGNGITSLVIGAVGLVIAALWLSFMPDWLFLAGIFITSAALVCLLVGYFKLREPDYSLEIAKDYITYQHRLGSWRIHWDNLQRADCPRVRHGLEHVPLETVGFKLKSYTDFLHTISPRLATHLLMEQRPLLMQNTDENCASGSCYEQSMFDDKQYVMEDGTVINGIKAMLAHRMVELRKRLGFDIFIASSELDRDAQDFARLIASCQQARQQD, from the coding sequence ATGTCTGGAAATAGCGAAGCCTCTATTTACATAAAAGCTGCGTCTAAAGGTAATGGTATTACAAGCCTAGTAATTGGTGCTGTGGGCCTGGTAATTGCCGCCCTTTGGCTATCTTTTATGCCTGATTGGCTTTTCTTAGCGGGCATTTTCATCACGAGTGCGGCGCTGGTATGTTTGCTCGTTGGCTACTTCAAACTTCGCGAGCCAGACTACAGTCTTGAGATAGCGAAAGACTACATAACTTATCAGCATCGTTTGGGGAGTTGGCGTATTCACTGGGATAATCTGCAACGTGCAGATTGCCCGAGAGTGCGGCACGGACTAGAGCATGTTCCGCTGGAAACCGTCGGCTTTAAGCTTAAGAGTTATACTGATTTTCTGCATACCATTTCGCCTCGATTAGCGACCCATCTATTGATGGAGCAGCGTCCTCTGTTAATGCAAAATACGGATGAAAATTGTGCATCTGGTAGTTGCTATGAGCAATCCATGTTTGACGATAAACAATACGTAATGGAAGATGGAACGGTTATCAATGGCATTAAAGCAATGCTGGCGCACCGTATGGTTGAGCTTAGAAAGCGTCTTGGGTTCGATATTTTTATTGCAAGCTCTGAATTAGACAGAGACGCGCAAGACTTTGCGCGTTTGATTGCGTCTTGCCAACAAGCAAGACAGCAAGACTAA